Below is a window of Candidatus Tumulicola sp. DNA.
CTGATCGAACAAGACGATCATGCGCATGCGCGCCATCACGTTGCCGCGGCGTTGACCCGAGGCGGCGGGTTCTTCTTTGAGATAGCCGTCCACGGCTTTGCTGATGTCGACGACCCGCTCGCGGATGCCCGTCTGCGCTATGACCAGCCCGCCGTGCGCTGAACTCTCGGGGCTGGACGTCTTGTATGGCATGCGCACGCCGAGCACGTGACCCGGACCGAGCGCGCGCGCGCATAGGTACGCCACTACGGCCGAATCGACGCCGCCGGACACCCCGACGACAGCTTCGGTGATGCCGCGTCTGCGCACAAGTTCGTCGTGCAAGAACCCGACGAGCCAGCGCTCGACCAGAACAGGATCGATGGCGAGTTCGTCTGCCGCTCGCTCCTGTTCGCGGACGATGGGAAACACCGGTGAACGCGGATTCATCGCTTGGCCCGCGCTGTGGCCTTGCGCGCGCCGTTTCGGCTCGCTCTTCCATCCAGCGACGCCAAGAGTTCGGGAAGATTGCTTTCGAGATCACCGAGCGCCGGCAGCGCGGCGCGCGCAACGGCGACGTCATGGAGATTGATGCGCGCGCGCAGGATGGCGGCGCCGTCGAAGGGCGCCTCTACGCGCAGGTCGCCAAACGGTCCGACCACGCGCGACGAACCGGTGAAGCCCTTGCCGCCTTCGAATCCGACGAGGCCGGCATACGCGATGAAGACGCCGTGTTCCGACGCTGCGACTCGGATGATGTCGCGCCACATGCGGACGTTGGACGGTTCGAAAGATTCAAGACCTCGGCCCGGCGATGCGCTAGGGATGTAGATGATCTGCGCGCCGCGCAGCGCGGCGATGGTGGTCGACAGCGAGTGCACGGCGTCCTCGCAGATCAGGATCGCGGCTCTGCCGTGCGGTGTGTCGAAGGCGCGAACGCCGCGGCCACGCGAAACGAAACGCTCTTCGTCGAAAACACCGTAGGTCGGCAGGAATATCTTGCGATGGACGTGGCGCAAACGCGGGCTAGGGCCCAATGTCGCGTAGAGCGCGCTGTTGTAGAGCACGCCGCCATCGTCTTCATAGAAGCCGAGCACGACGTCGAAGTTCTTCAGCTTCTTCCCGACGCCGCGGCGCGCCGCGGCCTGCAGCCGCGCGAGCACTTTTTTGGCCGGCAGCGCGACGTCGCGCACGCCGCCTTCGACGAAGTAGCCGGAGAGCGATGTTTCGGGAAAAACGACGACGTCGGGAAACGCCTCGACGTCGCCGGCAAGGCGTTTAAACGCCTTTTCGACGCTTGCAAGATTGTCGTCGACGTCGCCCTTCTTCGGAGCGAATTGCACGAGTGCGAGCGCGACTTCTTTTGCGGTTTTCGGCACGTTTGATTACTTCGCCACACGGCCGGCGCGCACCCCGCCGGAGGGAACTAAGGGCACGCCGCGCTACGTTATAGGGCTGGCAAGGCACGCTTGTGCCAAGTAGCTTTTAGTAAGTATTTGTATTCCGGGCGTTGCCGGATGATTGGGGCAAAACGGATGAGGAACTGGATGCGCTGGCCGATCGTGCTGACGGCTTTGCTGCTGTGCGCGCCGCTCGTGGCGGCTCGAGCAGCCGCTGACGTCACAGCGACGTTCGCGCCGGTGACGCCGTCCTATACCGGCTCTTGCCCGGCGACCATGAAGTTCAGCGGTTCGATCGTGAATGGCACGGCAGCGGGCGCTTCCGGAACGTACACGTTTACCCATAGCGACGGATCGCCGTCAGGTCTTTTTCCATTCCATCTGGCAGCGGGCGCGAAGTTGCCCATCACGGATTCGTATGCAGTGGCGGCTTCCGGCACGGGTACGCTCGCCGTGACGTATTCGGCTTCGTCGCTCTCCGCCACGATCACGGCTGCGGCGCCCTTCACCGTCACCTGCGCGACTCCGACGCCGACACCGAGCGCAACCCCGACGCACTCTCCGACGCCGACGCCGACCCCCACGCCCGTTTCGACGCCGACACCGAGCCCCACGCCTACACCTACGCCATCGCCGTCGCCCTCGCCGACGCCGGTTTCGGGCGGACTCAGGGCGCTGGCAACCGTGATGCCGAGCCCGACACCCACGCCGACGCTCGCCCCCGGATCGTCGCGGCTCATTTTCAAACCGGCGAACTACACGACGCGCGTTGCGATATTTTCGAGTCACGCCGAGGTGCAAGGTTGCGACCAGACCGCTCTTCCCGGCTTGCTCGGCTCGACCATGGTCGATGAAGTCCTCGTAGGCTACGACCTTGAGTATCAGGCGTCCGGCAAGTGCTGGCAGCGCACCGGTCGTTCGGATCGCGGCGCGGTGTGGTTCGGCGATTTCATCAAGGGCAAGAAAGTGCTCGCAGCGACCCTGTCCTTCCACGTGACGCGCAGCTCTTCGACATCGCAAGGCCATCCCTTGAGCGGCAACGTCTCATGCGCCGGCCAACTGATGACGGCGCAAACCCCATGGATGAACGAAAGCGGCTCGCCTTCGACATTCGCGGCGACCCCGTTCTTGACGCTGCCGGCCGATCGGCCCGGCGATTCCGAGAGCTTCGGCGGTTTCAGCATCCTCAACGGCTTGCTCGTCTCGATCGACGTGACGAGGGCGGTGAGCGATTGGTCCCAAGGCGGGCGGCCCAACTACGGTTTTGTGTTGACCCCGCCCGTGATGGAGAGCAGCGCTCAGGATCGCCGCTGTGCTTCGTACTACGCAGGCTTCACGCTGACGGTAGACGTCGCCAACGCGACCCCAAAGCCCGGCTACTAAACTTCTCCACACGCGGGACGAGCTGGGGATGGTTTCTGCGGAAAACCCCTAGATTGCCCATGCCGTAAGGCTTCGCCGTTGCACGAACGGCCGTTCGAATTTCTCTTGAAAACGGCCCTTTTTCGCTATATAATGGGGTCCATCAGCCGTTCTGCCACTATAGGTGGTGGGGGCCAAACGTTCGTCGAACAGTAGTACGTTATTGCGGCGGTCGTAGCCGCGGCCCTTAAGGGCCGCGGGTCGCCGGGTCCGCTTTTGAGAGAGAGGCTTCACCCATGAAGATCGAGCGGCGCTTCACCCAGCCAGGCATCGACCCGTTGGATGCCGTCGAGTGGGATCGTCGGGAGTCCGTGATTCGCGAACCCGACGGCACAGTCGTGTTCGAGATGCGCGACCTCGAGGTCCCCAAGAGCTGGTCGCAAGTCGCCACCGATATTCTGGCCCAGAAATACTTCCGCAAAGCCGGCGTGCCGCAGCCGGATGGCTCGCTGGGAAAAGAGACGTCAGCGCGCCAGGTGATGCGCCGTTTGGCCGGCTGCTGGACCGACTGGGGACGTCGCTACGGTTATTTCGATACCGATGACGACGCCGCCGCGTTCGACGCAGAGTTGACCCACATGCTCATCAACCAGATGGCGGCGCCGAATTCACCGCAGTGGTTCAATACCGGCCTCGCGTATGCGTACGGGATCAAGGGCACGCCACAAGGACATTATTATGTAGACCCAGCGACGAATGAAGTCCGAGAATCGGAAGATTCCTACTCCCGAATTCAGGGCCATGCTTGCTTTATCCAATCGGTTGACGATGATCTCGTAAATGCAAACGGCATCATGGACTTATGGGTTCGTGAAGCGCGCATATTTAAAATGGGCTCAGGTTCAGGAAGTAACTACTCGAATTTGCGCGCTGAGGGCGAAACGCTCGCTGGCGGTGGCACATCGAGTGGGCTAATGTCATTTCTTCGGGTCGGAGATCGCGCAGCAGGTGCCATCAAGAGCGGCGGCACAACTCGCCGCGCCGCGAAGATGGTCGTGCTCGATATGGATCACCCGGATATCGACAAGTTCATCAATTGGAAGGTGGACGAGGAGAAAAAGGCGGCAGCTTTGATTGCTGCGGGCTTCGATGGTTCGTACGAGGGCGAGGCTTATCAAACGGTTTCGGGCCAAAACTCCAACAACTCCGTGCGCGTTCCTGACCGATTCGTTGACGCAGTGCTCAACGACGGAACGTGGGACCTTACTTGGCGGACGAATGGGCAGGTGGCCCGCACGGTCCGCGCGCGAGATCTCTGGAATCAGATTGCAAGCGCAGCGTGGTCGTGCGCAGATCCTGGAGTCCAATACGATGACATCATTAATTCGTGGCACACATGCCCAGCTGGTGGACGTATTCGCGCAAGTAATCCCTGCAGCGAGTACCTCCATCTAGATGATACAGGATGCAATCTTGCTAGCCTGAACCTCATGAAATTTTACGATACCGAACGCAACATATTCGACACTGATGTTTTCAAGCATGCCGTTCGCCTCTGGACAATCGTTCTTGAAATAACAGTAGTCATGGCGCACTTCCCCAGCGCGAAGATCGCTCGGAATTCGTACGATTATCGTGAACTCGGCCTCGGCTATGCCAATCTCGGTACGCTGCTTATGGTGTCTGGTATCCCATATGATTCACCGCGAGCTCTCGCCATTTGCGGCGCAATCACTGCAATGCTGACAGGCGAGTCTTATGCAACATCGGCGGAGATGGCAGCGCAGCTTGGGCCATTCCCACGATACTCCGAAAACGCTGATGCGATGCTCCGGGTGATCCGCAATCACCGGCGTGTGACTTACAACGCCCCAGCACAGGAATACGAAGGCCTGCGTATCCTGCCAATGGGGATCGACCAAACGCTTTGCCCGCCATATCTCCTCGCCGCCGCGCGCGATTGTTGGGATCGTGCGCTGGCTGTTGGCGAGCAACATGGATACCGAAACTCGCAAGCCTCGGTACTGGCGCCGACTGGAACTATCGGTCTCCTTATGAGCTGCGATACGACCGGTGTTGAGCCCGACTTCGCGATCGTGAAATTCAAGAAGTTGTCGGGCGGCGGATATTTCAAGATCGTAAACGAGTCGCTTGTGCTCGCTCTGCGCAACCTACGCTACAAGCAATCGCAGATTGATGACATTATTCGATATGTGAATGGAACCGGCACCCTCAATGGAGCGCCTTACATCAATACTGAAACCCTTCGAGCGAGGCGCTTCACTGACGAGGACCTGGCGAAAATCGAGAAGGCGCTCCCGAGCGCGTTTGAGATAAGCTTCGCTTTCACATCGTGGGCATTGGGCGAAGAGGCGATGAACCGCCTTGGATTCACAACGGAGCAGTACTCAGTACCTGGTTTTGATCTGCTTCGCGAGCTTGGCTATAGCCGAGAAGAAATAGATGCGGCGAACAATGCAATCTGCGGCGCCATGACCGTCGAGGGTGCCCCGCACTTGAAGGAGGAGCACTACGCGATCTTCGATTGCGCGAATAAATGCGGCAAGATCGGCAAACGCTTCATTCACCACATGGGTCACGTTCGAATGATGGCCGCTGCCCAACCGTTGATCTCAGGCGGGATTTCCAAGACGATCAATATGCCGAACGAAGTCTCCGTAGCGGATGTTCAAGAAGTGTACATGCGCTCTTGGGAGCTTGGAGTGAAATGCATCGCCCTTTATCGAGACGGTTCTAAGCTCTCGCAACCGCTCTCGAACAAAGGCTCTGATAAGACAACCCGGGGCGAAGACGACCGTCAGCTGGCGCTTTCTGAAGACTTTGAACGCCGCATCGAGGAGGCGCGCCATCAACGCGCTGAGGAGTTGCGACCTGATGAGATCCTTGCCGCAGCGCAACGCATTCTCGCCAACACGACCAACACCGAGTTTCGCCGGAATATTGCCAAAGTCGTCGAGCGCAACCGCCTGCCGGCCAAGCGCCGCGGCTGGACCCAAAAGGCTAAAATCGCTGGTCATACGGTATTCTTGCGTACCGGCGAGTACGGCGACGGAACGCTCGGTGAGATATTCATCGATCTCCACAAGGAAGGTGCGTCCTTCCGAAGCCTGACAAACTGTTTTGCGATCGCCATTTCGATCGGCTTGCAATATGGCGTGCCACTGGAAGAGTTCGTCGACAAATTTGTCTTCACGCGCTTTGAGCCGAACGGTTTCGTCGATCATCCGAACATCAAACATTGTACGAGCGTAGTTGACTACATCTTCCGCGTGCTCGGCATGGAATATCTAGGACGCACCGATTTCGTCCAGGTCAAACCGGAAGACCGCGATGTCGACTCGACCAACCACGAAGAGCTAGCAGAGGCAGAATTCGAAGCCCGCGTGGCCGCGCAGCAGGTGGCTGAAGAATCGTCTGCCGGGCGCTTGGCGGATGCCCGATCCCCCCAAGCAAGAGCGCAGAACGGCAATTCCAACCGCAGGAAAGACTCCAGCCGTGCTAACGTCGGTCAGGGGACGGTCGATCCCGTACTTGCTGATGTCATGGCGGCGATGCGTTCGCGCGAAGCGCAAATGGCCTCGATGATGGGCGACGCCCCGCTGTGCGACGTCTGCGGCTCGATCACGCGGCGCAACGGCGCATGCTACGTCTGCGACTCGTGTGGTCGGAGCATGGGCTGCTCCTAATCGAGCAACTCAAGAAAAGTGCAAAATGTCTACGATACTCTCTCCAAAAATTGGCCACGCTGACATTGTCGCGTTCGCGGAAGAGCGTGTAAACCTAAAACGCGACGACGTCAAGGAGGAACGCGCACAGGTACAGCGCTTGCGCGACCGACTCGCTGATCATATCGCGGCAAATCCTGAGTTTGATCTTGTCAAGATGATCGGGTCGGGCAGCCTTGCTAAAGGTACGTCGCTGAAAACGATCAACGACATCGACGTTGCAGTGTATGTTAAACAAGGCGAGGCGCCTACAGACGAGTCGGCCCTTCTCGAATGGATAGCCGAACGGTTGCGCGATGCCTACGGTAAGCTCGTGCGCCCGGATCAGATTCAGCCCGGTGTCCACGCCGTTACGATTTCGTTCTACGGCACTGGTCTCGACGTCGATGTTGTGCCTATTCTCTACGAAGGTGACGAAGAGCTGTACGGATACCTCATAACGGATACGGGCGATCGCGTACTGACGTGCATTCCTCGACATCTTGAGTTTATCCGGACGCGCAAGAAGTCATGGCCAAAGCACTTCAGACAACTGATTCGCCTCACCAAGTGGTGGGCGAAAACGCAAGGGGAAGCAAACCGGGCTTTTCGATGCAAGAGCTTCATGCTCGAGTTAATCGTCGCAAAAAGTTTCGACGACGGCCTGGACGGGTCAGACTATCCACGTGCGCTGGAACAAATCTTCTCCTGTATCGTCAAGGGCGGGCTCAAAGAGAAAATCGTCTTCGGCGACTACTACTCTCCGGCAGACGTGAAGACCGACGGCAGACCCATCCAAATTTACGACCCGGTTAACCCCGTGAACAACGTCGCTGCTCGGTATTCCGACGGGGAGCGCAGCGCAATCGTGGCGGCGGCCACGGCTGCCCTTGAAGCCATCACATATGCGAGCTACGCTACGACGAAGGCTATTGCGCTCGGACAGTGGCGGAAAGTTTTCGGACCGGAGTTCTCAGCATGAGTTTCACCCAAACAACAACTGCGTCTTTCACGCGCGTCCACGCCCTTTATTTAACTTCGAAGCTGAAGACCGATCTAAAACTCCTGCAAGACTTCTATGGTTCCCCTTCGGACAAAGCCATCGAGGACTATGGCGAGGAGATCGCCCTGTACGTCAACGCCATGTACCTGGACCGAGTGTGCTTCGGGTTCAAGCGGAATGGGCGTTGGATAGCGCCCACAATCGAATATACAGCCGCACAACTCAGCGGAGTTGACCACGATCCCGGACGAATTCGACCGGGGCTCGACATCCAAGGGGCGTCCTTCTCAAGCTATCTCTGGCATAGCAGCTACTTTGACAGACTGTCGCAGGCCGAACGCGAGGTCTTCAAGGCTTCGCTGCCAGTGCGGCGGACGCCGGCCGAAGAGGCCCCCGTGTCCGGCATCTGGACGTCCGACAACACATACTGCGCCGCCGGCCGGGCTCTGCGTCGGAGAACCCTTTCATGAACGGAGAAGTTGCGGTCGAAACGCTAGACGTTTCTTCCTTCCCTGAGATGGATGCGAAACGACGATATGAATCCCTTGTAGGGCTCGAAGATCACAAATCTCGTCTGGCCAAGCAAATCGCCGTCGTGTTCACGCCGACCTACTTACATTCATGGGTCAAACGGTTCGGAAACGAGAAACTAGCTCAGATCGTCAGGAACCGTCCACCCCTCTTCATCTTCGCCGGTGATGTTGGTTGCGGAAAAACGGAACTTGCGGAAACGCTTGGAGACGCCGTAGCGCGCAACCTGGATATTGGCGTCAAGCTCTACCGACTGGCCCTTACGACTAGAGGTAGCGGTTTGGTCGGAGAAATGACCAAGCTGATTTCAACCGCTTTCGCCCGGGTGCGCACTGACGCGCAATCGTGGCGGGCCGCCAACGGAGATGCACGCGTCGGAGCGATCCTCTTTATTGATGAGGCCGATTCGCTCGGTGAGAGCCGCGAGACTGCGGAAATGCACCATGAAGATCGGGTCGGCGTGAACGCGTTGATACGAGGGATTAATGATCTCGCACGTGCCGATCCACCTGTTGTTGTTGTCATGGCAACAAACCGCCCCGACTCCCTTGACATGGGGATTGTTCGACGTGCTGCTGACATCTTGATCTTCGATCGGCCTGGTGACGCTCATCGCCGACTAGTGCTGAACAATGCGCTCTGTCCTCCGCTTGACGTGCCGGACATTGATACGCTCGTGCGCGAGACTGGCGTTGTTGGGAATCGACCTTTCGGATACACATATTCCGATCTGACCCAGCGCTTAATCCCAAACATCGTTATCGCCGCATTGCCAAATAGTCGAATCGACATGCCGCTCGTGCAGCGTATTCTAGAACAAACACCGCCGACAAAGCCATTTCGGAGTGAAGCGCAACCTGCACGATGACGGATCCTCGAGGCCGGTGGTTCGTTAGCTACAAGCGCGAGAATAGTGATAGAGTCGGCACGCTAGCGTCAGCGCTTCATGAACATGGTATCCCTACTTGGCTTGACACCGAGAACCTCAAATCCGAACCAACTGATGATGCGACTAGGGCGGCAATCCGCCACGCCGAGACTGCCGGCGCAATATTATTCGCGACTGGACTTGTCGCAAGCTCAGACGCCATTCGACTCGTTGAAGCGCCGGAGATACTCGGGCGGTGGCGACGGGATCCAAGCTTCGGAGTGGTGCCGGTTATTTCAGGTGGCCTGAACTACGAGGATGCTGGTCAAGTATATGGGGACTCAATAGCCGATCATGACCTGTCCCTCTGGAACATCTACAAAGCACGTGATGTGAAGTTCTCCGACCTTGACGCTCGGGCTGTTAGTCAACGAATCTTAGAAGCGCGCCTCTCCGCTCTGCACGGCTATCTTCCTCCCAACGAGCCAATATCGATTGCGCTGTACACACGTGAGCGACCTCATGCTACTCTTGGGCGTTCGCTAAGCATAGACTGGTCCCACTGCTTCGACCCGCGTCACTGTTCAGCGCTTGATTGGAGTGATCGGTTGCTGCCAACGCTAGATAATGTGGCTAAGGCTGTGCGAAGGCAGGCGTCCGGACGCACGGTCATTGCCGAAGGGCTTCTAGGAATACCGGCAGCCTTTGCTCTTGGTGCTTGCTTCTCCACGACGCGCGGTGTTCGGATTTATTGGCGACAGGGAGCCTCGGATACCGCCGACCAATTGTGGGGCCTCGATGCCCCTGCCGTTGCTGCAACCATCCAGGTGAAATCGGAATCTCGTACTCTCGGTGCGAAGGACCTAGCCGTTCTGGTTTCAGTAACGGGAGATGTTCGAGAAGATTTTGCTCGCACGGTAAAGGCGGTGCCGCCACTGCGATGCATCGTGGATGTGCTCCTCAGTCCGCCGTCGCGCCGCATAACCGGAGCCGAGGCGGCGATGATCGCACGTGCGACATCTGACGCCGTGCGCGACGCACGAACTACGTATGGCGCAACCGGCAAGGTCCACCTCTTTTTTTCTGGTCCCGTCGGACTGGCGATGATGCTGGGCCAATTGTTCAACACATTTCCTCAAATCGCAACCTATGAATATGGTTCGGACCAAGACCCACCTTATAGGCCAGCCGCTATAATAATCAATCCGTGAAGTTCGAGGCTGTAGCGCGATCAGCATCGAAGTCGGCTCGCTTGGTCGCCCTTTTTCTCAGGCTATTCAAAACCGGCGCAAGCCATAATTGCCGTGGCATCTTCTTAATTCTTGCCTAATCCCCCAACATAACTCAAGGAGCTCAAAACCGTGACCCACCCAGTTCGGAACACGGCCCTCGCGGCCGGCATGTTCCTATCATGCCTTATCGCCGTCGCAGCCCAATCAATGGCGGCGGTGCCCTCTGCGCTGCTCCCGCCCGTGGGAGCATCACAGACGTTCACAGCCTCGATCCACTTCGATCGCCCGAGCGGCGCCGCGTTCAGCCCCAAGCCCGAACCCCAGGAAAGCGGCGGCAACTCGACCGACAAGAAAGAGACCAACGAGCGCGGCGGTGCCGAGCGCGGCTTCCGTCACGACCAATCCGGCACGCTGACCATCAAGCGTTCCTCGCAGGACGCGATTCAAGTGAGCAGCGGCGGCGCTCTCGATTCCTTCAACGCCTCGTATCCCGTCAATCCGACTTCAGCGGCCCCGGGCTCAAAGCCGAACCCGTTTGTCCAGGCCGTCTACAATGCGCTCGCGCTCGCGCCGAACAGCCCGAACCAGCTGCGCGCCGGCGATGAGTGGAACGCATCCATTCCGATCCATGCGGGTCGAAATTCGCACGGCGCTCTGCCGATCAAAGTCAAGGTCATCTCGGTGAACGGCAACAGCGCCAAGCTCGAAGGCACTGGCAGCCAAACCCTGACCTTCACCTCGCCGCGCGGCCAACGACAAGCAGACGTCAGCGCCACGATCGCCATGACCCTCGTCGGCGGCCGTCTCAACGCCTACACCGAAAAGGTCTCGCGAACGATGCACGGGCAAGCCGGATCGTTCACGACCAGCAACACGACGATGCTGACCTCGCCCTAAGCAGGCGGCTCAAGCTCCAATAAAAGAGCGGCAGCGTCCATCGCGACGTTGCCGCTCTTTTCTGCGCCCGGGGCAAAGGGCGCTGGTTTTTCAGAGCGAACGAGCGCCTGCATGTGGATCGTGTTCGCCCACGTCGCGATCGTATTCGTGGGTTTTGCCCTGACGGTCGGCACCGGAATTTTTCTCACGCAGATCATCCAAGGCGGCGACGTCCGTTCCATTCGAACCGCAGTGAATGCCGCGATTCCGGCCCAGACGACGGGTGGCGTTCTGGTGCTGATCTCCGCTATCATCGGCTTTTTCGCGGCGATCAACCTCGGATTCGATCTGCACGCCCGATGGCTTTCGATCTCGATGGTTCTCGTCGTTATCCTTCTTCTGGAGGGCTTTGGGCGGCGTTATCCCCGCCTCTTACGGCTCGCAAAAGCCGCGAAGGACAGCCCGGAGGACCAGCCGTCGCCGGAGCTGCGCGCCTTGCTGGTCGACCGCTTCGAGGGAC
It encodes the following:
- a CDS encoding nitrilase-related carbon-nitrogen hydrolase, with product MPKTAKEVALALVQFAPKKGDVDDNLASVEKAFKRLAGDVEAFPDVVVFPETSLSGYFVEGGVRDVALPAKKVLARLQAAARRGVGKKLKNFDVVLGFYEDDGGVLYNSALYATLGPSPRLRHVHRKIFLPTYGVFDEERFVSRGRGVRAFDTPHGRAAILICEDAVHSLSTTIAALRGAQIIYIPSASPGRGLESFEPSNVRMWRDIIRVAASEHGVFIAYAGLVGFEGGKGFTGSSRVVGPFGDLRVEAPFDGAAILRARINLHDVAVARAALPALGDLESNLPELLASLDGRASRNGARKATARAKR
- a CDS encoding ATP-binding protein; the protein is MNGEVAVETLDVSSFPEMDAKRRYESLVGLEDHKSRLAKQIAVVFTPTYLHSWVKRFGNEKLAQIVRNRPPLFIFAGDVGCGKTELAETLGDAVARNLDIGVKLYRLALTTRGSGLVGEMTKLISTAFARVRTDAQSWRAANGDARVGAILFIDEADSLGESRETAEMHHEDRVGVNALIRGINDLARADPPVVVVMATNRPDSLDMGIVRRAADILIFDRPGDAHRRLVLNNALCPPLDVPDIDTLVRETGVVGNRPFGYTYSDLTQRLIPNIVIAALPNSRIDMPLVQRILEQTPPTKPFRSEAQPAR
- a CDS encoding SAVED domain-containing protein, which codes for MTDPRGRWFVSYKRENSDRVGTLASALHEHGIPTWLDTENLKSEPTDDATRAAIRHAETAGAILFATGLVASSDAIRLVEAPEILGRWRRDPSFGVVPVISGGLNYEDAGQVYGDSIADHDLSLWNIYKARDVKFSDLDARAVSQRILEARLSALHGYLPPNEPISIALYTRERPHATLGRSLSIDWSHCFDPRHCSALDWSDRLLPTLDNVAKAVRRQASGRTVIAEGLLGIPAAFALGACFSTTRGVRIYWRQGASDTADQLWGLDAPAVAATIQVKSESRTLGAKDLAVLVSVTGDVREDFARTVKAVPPLRCIVDVLLSPPSRRITGAEAAMIARATSDAVRDARTTYGATGKVHLFFSGPVGLAMMLGQLFNTFPQIATYEYGSDQDPPYRPAAIIINP
- a CDS encoding CBASS oligonucleotide cyclase; translated protein: MSTILSPKIGHADIVAFAEERVNLKRDDVKEERAQVQRLRDRLADHIAANPEFDLVKMIGSGSLAKGTSLKTINDIDVAVYVKQGEAPTDESALLEWIAERLRDAYGKLVRPDQIQPGVHAVTISFYGTGLDVDVVPILYEGDEELYGYLITDTGDRVLTCIPRHLEFIRTRKKSWPKHFRQLIRLTKWWAKTQGEANRAFRCKSFMLELIVAKSFDDGLDGSDYPRALEQIFSCIVKGGLKEKIVFGDYYSPADVKTDGRPIQIYDPVNPVNNVAARYSDGERSAIVAAATAALEAITYASYATTKAIALGQWRKVFGPEFSA